The following proteins come from a genomic window of Chanos chanos chromosome 15, fChaCha1.1, whole genome shotgun sequence:
- the sim2 gene encoding single-minded homolog 2, producing the protein MKEKSKNAAKTRREKENGEFYELAKLLPLPSAITSQLDKASIIRLTTSYLKMRAVFPDGLGEAWGQPSRISPLDSMAKELGSHLLQTLDGFVFVVASDGKIMYISETASVHLGLSQVELTGNSIFEYIHPSDHDEMTAVLTAHQPLHPHFLQEYEMERSFFLRMKCVLAKRNAGLTCGGYKVIHCSGYLKIRQYVMDMTLYDSCYQIVGLVAVGHSLPPSGITEIKLHSNMFMFRASLDLKLIFLDSRVAELTGYEPQDLIEKTLYHHVHGCDVFHLRYSHHLLLVKGQVTTKYYRMLSKHGGWVWVQSYATIVHNSRSSRPHCIVSVNYVLTEIEYKELQLSQDQNRATKPSLAYKNTLASTQDSRKQLKTKGTKIKARLKMSPYPQPSFHTEKLECSAQTSMWKESPPYSLTSCQEQNSLPETGEVLCTPPYGLPFPYPYGHLSPDGHTLAARKLRQTQGSPSQTTRQLLNSLQVRGESHWSCSSPCSAHLPKNPPNHHPLSPAPTPSNNTYPGPTASRRYVHEPVHEAFSSCSTSRPSSGFKEEPYEHATLGQERTEGRLHTPQQVTKEDSKMQFIHEHREVLNCGEKAVARPVLSGAVLSKGSCERPVRPFHNLGQHFPMQVVLEQRRRLCMMEAHRPDPSGQEQTDSNGERGSPKLMEQGGGADDRRMFMGMGLPGQAPYVSLNFHHVLAKHGSFQGPAYTLGHLTDNYSYRGEEINPYLYKNQSPASSSSPESHREIPHYIGTSVIITNER; encoded by the exons ATGAAGGAAAAGTCCAAGAATGCAGCGAAAACTAgacgagaaaaagaaaatggagagtTTTATGAACTGGCGAAATTATTGCCTCTGCCTTCGGCCATCACGTCTCAATTGGATAAGGCTTCCATTATTCGACTGACAACAAGTTACCTGAAGATGAGAGCTGTATTTCCAGATG GCCTTGGAGAGGCATGGGGACAACCCTCTCGCATCAGCCCTTTAGACAGCATGGCCAAGGAGTTGGGCTCTCATCTACTTCAG actcTGGAcggatttgtgtttgttgttgcttCCGATGGCAAAATCATGTACATCTCCGAAACTGCCTCAGTTCATTTGGGCTTATCACAG GTGGAGCTGACTGGGAATAGTATATTTGagtacatccatccatccgacCACGACGAGATGACTGCAGTCCTGACTGCTCACCAACCTCTACACCCTCACTTCCTGCAAG AATATGAGATGGAGCGTTCCTTCTTCTTGAGGATGAAGTGTGTGTTGGCCAAACGCAATGCAGGACTAACCTGTGGAGGCTATAAG GTAATTCACTGCAGTGGATATCTGAAAATCAGGCAGTATGTAATGGACATGACACTGTACGACTCCTGCTATCAAATTGTGGGTTTGGTGGCGGTGGGTCACTCCCTCCCCCCCAGTGGCATCACCGAGATCAAACTCCACAGCAACATGTTCATGTTCCGAGCCAGCCTGGACCTCAAACTCATCTTTCTGGACAGCAG GGTCGCCGAGTTGACTGGTTATGAACCTCAGGATCTGATTGAGAAAACCCTTTACCACCACGTGCACGGTTGCGATGTGTTCCACCTGAGATATTCCCACCACCTCC TACTGGTGAAGGGCCAAGTCACCACGAAATACTACCGAATGCTATCCAAGCATGGAGGTTGGGTGTGGGTCCAGAGCTACGCTACCATAGTTCACAACAGTCGGTCCTCACGGCCTCACTGTATCGTCAGCGTTAACTACGTGCTCAC GGAGATTGAGTACAAAGagctccagctctctcaggacCAGAACCGAGCCACCAAGCCAAGCCTGGCCTACAAGAACACACTCGCTTCCACTCAGGATTCCCGCAAACAACTCAAAACCAAAGGGACCAAGATCAAAGCCAGGCTCAAAATGTCTCCCTACCCTCAG cctTCCTTTCATACCGAAAAGCTAGAGTGCTCCGCTCAGACTAGCATGTGGAAAGAAAGTCCTCCATACAGCCTGACGTCCTGCCAGGAACAGAACTCCCTACCAGAGACGGGGGAGGTGCTGTGTACTCCTCCATATGGCTTACCTTTCCCTTATCCCTATGGACATCTCTCCCCCGATGGCCACACGCTGGCTGCGAGGAAGCTGCGACAGACCCAAGGCTCCCCCAGCCAGACCACTCGCCAGCTGCTGAACTCTCTGCAAGTTAGGGGAGAAAGCCACTGGAGCTGCTCCAGCCCCTGTTCAGCGCACCTTCCCAAAAACCCGCCCAACCACCATCCCCTGAGCCCTGCACCCACACCCTCCAACAACACGTACCCAG GTCCCACTGCAAGCAGAAGATACGTCCACGAACCCGTACATGAGGCCTTTTCCAGCTGCTCCACGTCCAGACCCAGCAGTGGGTTTAAAGAGGAGCCGTACGAACACGCCACGCTGGGccaggagaggacagagggccGACTGCATACCCCTCAACAGGTCACTAAAGAGGACAGCAAAATGCAGTTTATCCATGAGCACAGGGAAGTTCTGAACTGTGGGGAGAAGGCCGTGGCCCGTCCCGTGTTAAGCGGAGCCGTTCTGAGCAAAGGGAGCTGCGAGCGGCCCGTCCGGCCCTTCCATAACCTGGGCCAGCACTTCCCCATGCAGGTGGTGCTGGAACAAAGGCGGAGGCTGTGCATGATGGAGGCTCACCGGCCGGACCCGTCGGGCCAGGAGCAGACGGACAGCAACGGGGAGCGCGGGAGCCCGAAGCTGATGGAACAGGGAGGGGGTGCGGATGACAGGAGGATGTTTATGGGTATGGGTCTGCCTGGACAGGCCCCATATGTGTCTTTGAACTTCCACCACGTCCTGGCCAAGCACGGTTCCTTCCAGGGCCCGGCATACACGCTGGGTCATTTAACGGACAATTACAGCTACCGGGGGGAGGAAATCAACCCTTACCTCTACAAAAACCAAAGTCCCGCCTCCAGCTCCTCCCCAGAGAGCCACAGAGAGATCCCCCATTACATCGGCACGTCCGTCATTATAACAAACGAGAGATGA